The genomic DNA GCTGGCGCAAGTTGCTGTGCGAGCGTGTCGGTGCTCCCACGCCAGCGCTGGTCCCCGTCGTGATCACTCCCACGTCCGCCGCGATGACGGTCGAGCCTGGTCGAGCGCACAACCGCGGCCGTCGCCCCGGCGGAGTGATCGAGATCGATCTCGGCAGAGGCCGGCGCGTTCGGGTCGGCTCCGACGTCGATGCCGCGGCGCTTCGGCGGGTGCTCGACGCCCTGGAGGGCCGATGATCCCGCTGCCGGCCAACGTGCGGGTGTGGCTGGCCACCGGCCACACCGACATGCGCAAGGGCTTTTCCAGTCTCGGCCTGATCGTCCAGGAGACGCTCAAGCGCGATCCCCATGGCGGGCATCTATTCGTGTTCCGCGGACGGCGCGGCGACCTGATCAAGGTGATCTGGCACGATGGCCAGGGCGCGTGCCTCTACACGAAACGGCTCGACCGCGGCCGTTTCCTGTGGCCCTCGGTGGCGGATGGAGCCGTGACGATCTCCACGTCGCAACTCGGCTACCTGCTCTCGGGGATCGACTGGCGGATGCCGCAGGAGAGCTGGCGTCCGAGCGCTCTCGGCTGAGGATAACGCGTTACAGCGCTTGAAGAATATGCTCTTCTCTCAAGCGTGCCGAACGCGCCCCAGCCCCTACCGCTTCCCACCGATCTTGCCGCCGCCCATGCCATGATCCTGGCCGAGCGGGCGGCCAGGCTCGCCTCGGAGATCGCGGTCGAACGGCTGAAGCTGGAGGTCGCCCGGCTGCGGCGAGAACGGTTCGGGACCTCCTCGGAGCGCAGCGCCCGGATCGACCAGATCGAACTCGTCCTGGAGGATCTGGAGGAGACGCTGGCTGAGACCCAAGCGCGGGCGGCGGCCGAGCCCGAAGCGCTCTCCGGTGCGGCTTCCTCGCGGCGCAAGCCCGCCCGCCGGCCTCTGCCCGAGCACCTGCCACGCGAGCGCGTCGTCCATCCCGGCCCGACGACCTGCGCCTGTTGCGGCGGAGCGCGCCTTCGTCACCTCGGCGAGGACGTCACCGAGACCCTGGAGCGGATTCCCCATGCGATAACCACGCCCCCCCGATGATGGTTCTCGGCTGCCGAAGGGGCGATGCGCGCACGAAAAAGCCCGCGCCGGCGAACCGAGCGGGCTTTTCGCCAGAGGTCGTAGTGTCAACGCGGAGCCTCCAGCTTGGCGCCGGCTGTTGAGACGGGTGCCCAGGCAGAGGGATAGCACGCGGGCTATGAACGAATGCCAGCCACTCTCACTCCGCCGCTGCAGCCTTCGACTTGCGGGCGCGGGTGGGCTTCTTCGCTGACGCCCCGGCAGTCTCGGTCGCCTTTTTCCGGCCAGTGGCCTTGGGCACCTCCGCAACCGTCTCGTCGGCGGCGGCCTTCGGGGCTGCGTTCCGGCGCAGGTTGCCGAGGCCAGTGTTCTTCGCCAAGGCCGAGCGCATCTCGGAGTAGCTCGGGGCGGTCATCGGGTAGTCGACCGGCAGGCCCCACTTCGCCCGGTACTCGTCTGGGGTTAGGCCCACTCCTTTGAGGTGCCGCTTCAGGGTCTTGTACGGCCGGCCGTCTTCGAAGCTTATCAGCGCGTCGTGCGTGATCGACCTCCGGATCTGGGCCGGGGTGGCACGGTCGACCTTCGCCTCAACCGGAGCAGCAGGGCTGCTCAACCCGTTCAGCGCGCCGTGGATCGCGGACAGAAGCGCCGGCATCTCGGAGACAGGCACGGAATTATTCGAGACGTAAGCGGCCACGATGTCGGCCGTTAGCTCGATAAGGTTGCTTTGATCCGGAGCCGAGGTCGATGTAGCGTCGTCCAATGATGCCTCCTGCGTATGTGGCTGAGACCCACGCAGCAACATCAATGCCTAGTCAAGACGTATCTATGTGAAATTCACCGACAACACTGGATATCTGGTAGCTTGGTAGCTAGTTGCTGCGCTGGTTTTCCCGCGCAGTCGAAGTGGGCGCGAGCAGCCAGCCAGGAGCTCGGAGATGACTAGGCTAAGAATGCGGGATCGCCGGACGCACAGCTGTCGCCGCTCTCGTTCGTGCCATCGCTGGCGGGAGCCGAAGACTGAGCAGACGCTATCGCTGGTCTGAACCGTCCGCGCGACCCCGCCCCTATCCGCTGTCAGGGCGGAGAAGCCACCGACCCCACCAGCGCGAGCCGATACGCAACTTGGCTCGGCCGGGACACTGCCGCGACGTGGTTGCGGTCCGGTGAACGAAGCGGCAACCTGCTGCCATGATCCGATCGGCGCTCATCGCCCGCGTCGCCGAGCGGAACCCGCATCTTTACGCCAAAGACGTCGAGGCGGTTGTCAACGTGATCCTCAACACAATGGCCGAGGCCCTCGCCAGAGGTGACCGAGTAGAGTTGCGGGACTTCGGTGCCTTTTCAACCAATGAGATGCATAGCCGAACAGCTCGCAACCCCAAAACCCAGGCGATCGTGGATGTCGCGGCCAAGCGAACCATCGCGTTCAAGCCGGGCAAGGCGATGCGGGCACGGCTCAATCGCGAGCAGGTCGGCCCCGAAGAGTAGGCGGTGCGATTTCTGTGGGCTTCTTAGCAAGCCTAGCGGGTAGGCTCCGAAAGCGTGGGGCTACGCCACAACCATCTGTGTCTGCTTCACATTGTATGCATTGCTGAAACCCTTCAGTTTCATGGCCAAGGTTTAATGCAGCGCCTGCTCTCCTGCCAAGTTATAGGACAGCCGCAGCGAGTGTCTCGGCCACGGAATACAGAGGATATGACCAATGAATATAATGAACACATTGGTAGCTGTAGCCGCGTTTGCGGCTCTGCCGATCGCTAACGCGAATGCGATGCCGGTTGCATCCGATCTGGGCATCACTGCGCCGATCATGCTGGTGGCAGGCGGATGCGGGCCGGGCGCTTGGCGCGGGCCTTGGGGGCACTGCCGGAACACCCCCTACTCCGGCCCTCTCCCCGGTGGCTGGTATCAAGTTCGCGCTGGGAACGGGTGCCCTCCGGGCTACTGGCGAGGCCCTTGGGGTCACTGCCGCAATACTGTGTACCACGGCCGGCTGCCAGGAGGTGGCTTCCAGTAAGCAGCAGCCCATCTACAAGCCACGGAGCCTCAAGAGGCTAACGTCAAGGTGGTGATGCCGAAGTAGGCAGTGATAGGAGCGAGCACCGTCCTGTTCGACGTCGTCTTCACGGACGGTAGCTGCGCCTCATCGCTCGACTTGACGATGCAGCTGGTAACTACAACGCTGATACGACCGCTCCTAGACGGCACGCAGAGCCCTGGCCGTCGTGGCAGGTCTCTGTGAGCGAGCGCTACCTGTTTCGGTCCGATTGGCGCCCGTCGAGCCGCCGCATCCTGCTGGCCGGCCTGCTCGGGCACTATGCCGCCGCCTACTGCTTCTGCGCGACGACGATGCTCGCCGGTTTCATCGACGATCTGCGGACGGGAGGCCTAGCGGTATTCGCAGGCACGACCTGGAGCCGGGCGTTTGAGGTCTTCTGGACGGCCCCAGTGGTGACCGGTCTCCTCGGGATGTGGGGT from Methylobacterium oryzae includes the following:
- a CDS encoding HU family DNA-binding protein; the protein is MIRSALIARVAERNPHLYAKDVEAVVNVILNTMAEALARGDRVELRDFGAFSTNEMHSRTARNPKTQAIVDVAAKRTIAFKPGKAMRARLNREQVGPEE
- the tnpA gene encoding IS66-like element accessory protein TnpA, translating into MTQAGIELVRAERRRRWTRAEKERLVAASFEPGVSTSDVARRAGLHVSQLFRWRKLLCERVGAPTPALVPVVITPTSAAMTVEPGRAHNRGRRPGGVIEIDLGRGRRVRVGSDVDAAALRRVLDALEGR
- a CDS encoding MucR family transcriptional regulator; its protein translation is MDDATSTSAPDQSNLIELTADIVAAYVSNNSVPVSEMPALLSAIHGALNGLSSPAAPVEAKVDRATPAQIRRSITHDALISFEDGRPYKTLKRHLKGVGLTPDEYRAKWGLPVDYPMTAPSYSEMRSALAKNTGLGNLRRNAAPKAAADETVAEVPKATGRKKATETAGASAKKPTRARKSKAAAAE
- a CDS encoding GCG_CRPN prefix-to-repeats domain-containing protein; the encoded protein is MNIMNTLVAVAAFAALPIANANAMPVASDLGITAPIMLVAGGCGPGAWRGPWGHCRNTPYSGPLPGGWYQVRAGNGCPPGYWRGPWGHCRNTVYHGRLPGGGFQ
- the tnpB gene encoding IS66 family insertion sequence element accessory protein TnpB (TnpB, as the term is used for proteins encoded by IS66 family insertion elements, is considered an accessory protein, since TnpC, encoded by a neighboring gene, is a DDE family transposase.) gives rise to the protein MIPLPANVRVWLATGHTDMRKGFSSLGLIVQETLKRDPHGGHLFVFRGRRGDLIKVIWHDGQGACLYTKRLDRGRFLWPSVADGAVTISTSQLGYLLSGIDWRMPQESWRPSALG